One window of bacterium HR11 genomic DNA carries:
- the birA gene encoding Bifunctional ligase/repressor BirA translates to MGMSAHPSDYDVDRLRRHVRSHGCAAALHYAAAVDSTNQWAKRIFAETPHGSVLLADAQTAGRGRFGRTWYSPPGVSIYMSWVVRATDLPAAGVFWHFAAAWAVAGVLDKDLPDIEAKWPNDLWIQGRKLAGFLTELLYTGSRPQGIVVGIGLNVHATEWPSSMEVRPISLEEATGRRWDRTDLVIAVVDALAQAERLWQAGYATALLQEWFRKARWQPGQTAYLRVQGRLRRGQIVAVEADGSLRVRLPETADVVRLAIEAALGWRSQGKPCEFRHAE, encoded by the coding sequence ATGGGGATGAGCGCCCACCCTTCGGACTACGACGTGGACCGGCTCCGGCGGCACGTCCGGTCTCATGGATGCGCGGCGGCCCTCCATTATGCGGCGGCCGTCGACTCGACGAACCAATGGGCGAAACGCATTTTCGCCGAGACCCCGCACGGGTCCGTCCTTTTGGCCGACGCCCAGACGGCCGGCCGGGGCCGCTTCGGTCGAACCTGGTACTCCCCGCCCGGTGTCAGTATCTACATGAGTTGGGTCGTCCGGGCGACCGACCTCCCGGCCGCCGGCGTGTTCTGGCATTTCGCCGCCGCCTGGGCCGTGGCCGGCGTCCTGGACAAGGACTTGCCCGACATCGAGGCCAAATGGCCGAACGACTTATGGATCCAGGGCCGGAAGCTGGCCGGATTCCTGACCGAACTGCTGTATACTGGGTCCCGACCTCAGGGGATCGTCGTGGGCATCGGTCTGAACGTCCATGCGACCGAGTGGCCGTCTTCGATGGAGGTCCGGCCGATCAGTCTTGAAGAAGCCACGGGCCGTCGGTGGGACCGGACGGATTTGGTCATCGCCGTCGTGGACGCCCTGGCGCAGGCCGAACGCCTCTGGCAAGCGGGCTATGCGACGGCCCTGCTCCAAGAGTGGTTCCGGAAAGCTCGGTGGCAACCCGGTCAGACGGCCTACTTGCGTGTGCAGGGCCGCCTCCGTCGGGGTCAGATCGTCGCCGTCGAGGCCGACGGAAGCCTCCGGGTTCGACTCCCTGAAACGGCCGACGTCGTGCGCTTGGCCATCGAGGCGGCCCTGGGGTGGAGGTCACAGGGGAAGCCATGCGAGTTTCGGCATGCGGAATAG
- the pleD_4 gene encoding Response regulator PleD, whose product MKVFLLALPDPEQRSRIGSTLLEETNCAVEIVEDEEAAFRWMHTNGVDLALTHTAVIRNPRQWVQLIKSDRSTGYWIVIGPGRVEAAVDWMRMGADYYIDETTQADEVIRILRSIWQTPPRPWVYTTRTEQTLLQVIREISRSLDDFEKLLNLVIDVAMEIGQADYGSLLLYHPQTARLEIAQQRGHSGPADVTWGLLGLNLATLDEWFQTDAPVFLATPNAYHEKAESPRPEIRSLLALPIHAGTRPVGGLLLAKTFQLPGNFTQNTVQVLQTFASDLGPVLRNALLQVQTQELNFKDDLTDAYNRRYFEHFLQEEIRRSERFGARLSIIFVDLDNLKAVNEKYGHMMGSKTLQEVAHRMILAVRGSDRVVRYGGDEFCVILPETDTQGALQVAERLRHEIASRPFLTGDGLDVHLTASFGVATYPTHGLTKEDLVQAADRAMYEVKSTTKNGIRVASPFPTRTVRSP is encoded by the coding sequence ATGAAGGTCTTCCTCCTGGCCCTGCCGGATCCTGAACAGCGGTCCCGGATCGGCTCGACCCTCTTGGAAGAGACAAACTGCGCCGTCGAGATCGTGGAAGACGAAGAGGCGGCCTTTCGGTGGATGCATACGAACGGGGTCGACTTGGCCCTGACCCACACGGCCGTCATCCGAAATCCCCGCCAGTGGGTTCAGCTCATCAAGTCGGACCGCTCGACGGGGTACTGGATCGTCATCGGCCCCGGCCGGGTCGAGGCGGCCGTCGACTGGATGCGGATGGGGGCCGACTACTACATCGATGAGACGACCCAGGCCGACGAGGTGATCCGGATCCTGCGCTCCATCTGGCAGACGCCGCCCCGGCCCTGGGTGTACACGACGCGGACCGAACAGACGCTTCTCCAAGTCATTCGGGAGATCAGCCGCTCCCTGGACGATTTCGAGAAGCTCCTGAACCTCGTCATCGACGTGGCGATGGAAATCGGCCAGGCCGACTACGGGTCCCTCCTGCTGTATCATCCGCAGACGGCCCGCCTGGAGATCGCTCAGCAACGGGGTCACAGCGGTCCCGCTGACGTCACGTGGGGCCTCCTGGGCCTGAACCTGGCGACTCTGGACGAATGGTTCCAGACGGACGCCCCCGTCTTCCTGGCGACGCCGAACGCCTACCACGAAAAAGCCGAATCGCCCCGGCCGGAGATCCGGTCCCTCTTGGCCCTCCCGATCCACGCCGGGACCCGGCCCGTCGGGGGCCTCCTGCTGGCCAAGACGTTTCAGCTTCCCGGCAATTTCACCCAGAACACCGTCCAGGTCCTGCAGACCTTCGCCAGCGACCTGGGGCCCGTCTTGCGGAATGCCCTCCTGCAGGTCCAGACCCAGGAGCTAAACTTCAAGGACGACCTCACGGACGCGTACAACCGACGGTACTTCGAGCACTTCCTCCAGGAGGAAATCCGCCGCTCGGAGCGGTTCGGTGCCCGCCTGTCCATCATCTTCGTCGACTTAGACAACCTCAAGGCGGTCAACGAAAAATACGGCCACATGATGGGGAGCAAGACCCTCCAGGAGGTCGCCCACCGGATGATCCTGGCCGTGCGCGGCTCGGACCGGGTCGTCCGCTACGGAGGCGACGAGTTCTGCGTCATCCTCCCCGAGACGGATACCCAGGGCGCCCTCCAGGTCGCCGAACGCCTGCGGCACGAAATCGCCAGCCGCCCGTTCCTGACGGGTGACGGCCTGGACGTTCACCTGACGGCCAGCTTCGGCGTCGCCACCTATCCGACCCATGGCCTGACGAAAGAAGACCTCGTTCAAGCCGCCGACCGGGCCATGTACGAGGTCAAGAGTACGACAAAAAACGGCATCCGCGTGGCCAGCCCCTTCCCCACGCGGACGGTGCGGAGCCCATGA
- the hflK_2 gene encoding Modulator of FtsH protease HflK, with protein MVVAYIYILFFALAFLLILIRSAVFILREYERGVVFRLGRLLPHVRGPGLVLIIPFVDRLIRVDLRVQVHDVPPQDIITRDNVSVKVNAVVYYRVFDPKNAIVQVENYQYATSQLAQTTLRSVLGEVELDELLSQREKLNLKLQQILDRHTDPWGVKVTLVELKHVDLPQTMQRAMARQAEAERERRAKVIHAEGELQASRMLQEAASIMAQQPMTLQLRYLQTLTEIASERNSTVVFPIPLDLITPFIPAAWRAAANPSPRGDAHEGLPPGPAGS; from the coding sequence ATGGTCGTCGCTTACATTTATATTCTCTTTTTCGCCCTCGCCTTTCTGCTCATCCTCATCCGGTCGGCCGTATTCATCCTGCGGGAGTATGAGCGAGGGGTCGTGTTCCGCCTGGGCCGACTCTTGCCCCACGTGCGGGGTCCCGGCCTGGTCCTCATCATCCCCTTCGTCGACCGCCTGATCCGGGTCGACTTGCGGGTCCAGGTCCATGACGTCCCGCCGCAGGACATCATCACGCGGGACAACGTCAGCGTGAAGGTCAATGCCGTCGTCTACTACCGCGTGTTCGACCCCAAGAACGCCATCGTCCAGGTCGAAAACTATCAGTATGCGACGTCCCAGTTAGCCCAGACGACCCTCCGAAGCGTATTGGGCGAAGTCGAGTTGGATGAACTCCTTTCCCAACGGGAGAAGCTGAACCTCAAACTTCAGCAGATCCTGGACCGACATACGGACCCCTGGGGTGTGAAAGTCACCTTGGTCGAGCTGAAGCACGTCGACCTCCCCCAGACGATGCAACGGGCGATGGCCCGACAGGCGGAAGCCGAGCGGGAACGCCGTGCCAAGGTCATTCACGCCGAGGGCGAGCTCCAGGCCTCCCGGATGCTTCAGGAGGCGGCCTCCATCATGGCTCAACAGCCGATGACCCTCCAGCTCCGCTACCTCCAGACACTGACCGAGATCGCCTCGGAGCGAAACTCGACGGTCGTGTTCCCTATCCCCTTGGACCTGATCACGCCCTTCATCCCCGCGGCTTGGCGGGCGGCGGCGAACCCCTCCCCACGAGGCGACGCGCATGAAGGTCTTCCTCCTGGCCCTGCCGGATCCTGA
- the fpgS gene encoding Folylpolyglutamate synthase has translation MNPWQTLPHDWSATPVRLGLHRIRHLVDALSLRPWPFTAVLVTGTNGKGSTCAFLHEILRAHGVLSGLYTSPHLQRPEERVRLGDTEVSSEELETTWRRVVALCEQELQAGRLDEPPTFFEILTAVAFDIFARHRVTVAVLEIGMGGRYDATNVVDPAVSVITHIDYDHENFLGHRLIDIAEEKFGIARPGVPLVTGERRHWLLRSWARRLEAWGSPFVPVYTRTVWEARHRWGHYRLRAEAPEWSLPWTSLALAGGHQVENALLAVWGAYFWFQRQGQALDMARVQSALQRTVWPGRLEWWCHPQAPPVLLDGAHNRDGIRRCVEYLRLQPYDRWAILFGCMQDKPWVDMLRLLQPLGDRWAWTPVPGSERSWVPAQHTDYLRALGFQDGDVLEPPAIPDFLKSARTPVLVVGSLYLVGWVRARLPELGYRRVVHPALAEGDAEFDT, from the coding sequence ATGAATCCGTGGCAGACGCTACCTCATGATTGGTCGGCCACGCCGGTCCGCCTGGGGCTTCACCGCATTCGGCACCTGGTCGATGCCTTAAGCCTGCGGCCCTGGCCGTTCACGGCGGTCCTCGTGACGGGCACGAACGGGAAGGGCTCGACGTGTGCCTTCCTGCACGAAATCCTCCGGGCCCACGGCGTCTTGAGTGGGCTCTACACGTCGCCCCACCTCCAACGGCCGGAGGAGCGGGTCCGCCTCGGGGACACCGAGGTCTCGTCGGAAGAGCTGGAGACGACCTGGCGTCGTGTCGTCGCCCTGTGCGAGCAGGAACTTCAGGCCGGTCGACTCGATGAGCCGCCGACGTTCTTCGAGATCTTGACGGCAGTGGCCTTCGACATCTTCGCCCGCCATCGGGTCACGGTCGCTGTCCTGGAGATCGGGATGGGCGGCCGCTACGACGCCACCAACGTCGTGGACCCGGCGGTCTCCGTCATCACCCACATCGATTACGACCATGAAAACTTTCTGGGCCATCGGCTGATCGACATCGCCGAGGAGAAGTTCGGCATCGCCCGGCCCGGCGTCCCCCTCGTCACGGGGGAGCGGCGGCACTGGCTGTTGCGCTCGTGGGCCCGGCGTCTTGAGGCCTGGGGGTCGCCCTTCGTACCGGTGTACACCCGGACGGTCTGGGAGGCCCGGCACCGATGGGGCCACTACCGCCTGCGGGCCGAGGCGCCCGAGTGGTCCCTGCCGTGGACGTCCCTGGCGTTGGCCGGAGGCCATCAGGTCGAAAACGCCCTTCTGGCCGTCTGGGGGGCCTATTTCTGGTTTCAACGGCAGGGCCAGGCCCTGGACATGGCCCGCGTGCAATCGGCCCTGCAACGTACGGTCTGGCCGGGTCGTCTGGAGTGGTGGTGTCATCCCCAGGCCCCGCCGGTCCTGCTGGACGGGGCCCACAACCGGGACGGCATCCGGCGGTGCGTCGAGTACCTGCGGCTTCAGCCCTACGACCGGTGGGCGATTCTCTTCGGTTGTATGCAGGACAAGCCGTGGGTCGACATGCTCCGGCTTCTTCAGCCCCTGGGCGACCGGTGGGCCTGGACGCCCGTACCCGGCTCGGAGCGGTCCTGGGTGCCAGCCCAGCATACAGATTACTTACGGGCGCTGGGGTTTCAGGACGGGGACGTCTTGGAACCCCCGGCGATTCCTGACTTCCTGAAGAGTGCCCGGACGCCCGTCCTCGTCGTCGGGTCCCTGTACCTGGTCGGATGGGTCCGAGCCCGATTGCCTGAACTCGGCTACCGAAGGGTCGTCCATCCAGCGCTTGCCGAAGGGGATGCGGAGTTCGATACTTAA
- the accD gene encoding Acetyl-coenzyme A carboxylase carboxyl transferase subunit beta, which translates to MAFFQRNEVPTGPSIPEGLWVKCPQCQQIVWHREVERNLHVCPKCNYHFRLRARDRMALLFDDGVYQSLFTELKTADPLQFRDRRRYTERLKQAWDTVGTEDAICVAEGTLGGFPVILGVMEFDFIGGSMGAVVGEKVARAAERAIEKRRALILVSCSGGARMMEGILSLMQMAKVSAALGRLAAARIPYISVMTDPTTGGVTASFAMLGDVHLAEPGALIGFAGPRVIEQTIRQQLPEGFQRAEFLLEHGMLDMVVHRKHLRNVLIRLLRFLWNPAVHESVADATS; encoded by the coding sequence ATGGCATTCTTTCAGCGCAATGAGGTACCGACGGGACCCTCGATCCCCGAGGGCCTGTGGGTGAAGTGTCCCCAATGCCAGCAGATCGTCTGGCACCGGGAGGTCGAGCGGAACCTCCACGTTTGCCCCAAGTGCAACTACCATTTCCGCTTGCGGGCCCGCGACCGGATGGCCCTGCTGTTCGACGACGGGGTCTATCAGTCGCTGTTCACCGAGCTGAAGACGGCCGACCCACTGCAATTTCGGGACCGCCGGCGCTACACGGAGCGCTTGAAGCAGGCGTGGGACACGGTCGGGACCGAGGATGCCATCTGTGTGGCCGAGGGGACGCTCGGCGGGTTTCCCGTCATCCTCGGCGTGATGGAGTTTGACTTCATCGGTGGGAGCATGGGCGCCGTCGTAGGGGAGAAGGTCGCCCGGGCGGCCGAGCGGGCCATCGAGAAGCGGCGGGCCCTCATCCTGGTCTCCTGCTCGGGCGGTGCCCGCATGATGGAGGGGATTCTCTCCCTAATGCAGATGGCGAAGGTGTCGGCCGCCCTGGGCCGGCTGGCGGCGGCCCGGATCCCTTACATTTCCGTCATGACGGACCCCACGACGGGCGGCGTGACGGCCAGCTTCGCTATGCTGGGGGATGTCCATTTGGCCGAGCCCGGGGCGCTCATCGGGTTTGCGGGTCCTCGGGTCATCGAGCAGACGATCCGGCAACAGCTCCCGGAGGGCTTCCAGCGGGCCGAGTTTCTGCTGGAGCACGGGATGCTGGACATGGTCGTGCATCGCAAACACCTTCGAAACGTACTCATTCGACTCTTGCGTTTTCTGTGGAACCCAGCCGTCCATGAATCCGTGGCAGACGCTACCTCATGA
- the masK_2 gene encoding Tyrosine-protein kinase MasK: MSPKVLVAHYDPRVRQRLRGLLERWGLQVSEAADGLSAVEQARQARPDLILLYAPLPRLNAPEACQQIRQLPGFQTTPVVIFSDVYRGVQVRNVILRRFGATDLVEWPMAEEVLRQRVSEWLAGSASPTVAVARPAEEAGLDPELERELRTLLAQWEAPPEATQALTPAESLPTVPAAPPEVLREVLPEVEEVITDLAAEETLLLEEAPEVPGTTPPSEAVDERQIVQEVQRILQETVGGGEGPSPAAPTVLVEKPAPGPVGEVEGTPFGPYVLLKRVATGGMAELFVAKKRGVEGFEKTLAIKRILPHLSDNKEFITMFIDEAKVAARLTHPNIVQIFDMGRIDGDYYIAMEYVPGKDLRAVLRRAQEAQRPVPVEIAVIVAIHLCAALDYAHRARDDQGRPLHIVHRDVSPPNVLISYDGDIKLTDFGVAKAAVKMHITLSGALKGKVLYMAPEQANLQPVDARSDIYSLGVVLYEMLAGRNPFYDRGDTELTILEKVRQGRVPPIRTFRPDVPETLAQILEKALQPDPARRYETARELQRDLEDFLVQRGVPNSTLYVARFIRELFPEEAGPVDEIREKLRHLPRIELRTPPAAVEAPSEAAPTVLVETPVPPSLPVSAEAAPPTGVGARSFEEIAYPMVTPKRRRPTALFVFLLVGLFVVIAGAITGIVLRQTSVRSRPATPVVPVSPPPAPSEPTRPETPPALEPAPTVSSEAPAPSTTPVPETPAPTVPAEAEAPAPSPPRPPAKAPAPPTSPMKAPEVSASTPPAQAPPRETARPSEKTPTKPAPPPGPTKVPEVPPTSHPSPPPEAPSPETAVETKAPAPPTPPAEAPRVRPGDLVETPDEPPALLKRAPADFPALARSQRLSDTVIIRVLVDERGSVVDAQVLRYKYAILRDAALEAVRKYTFRPARHQGVPVKSWYTVSVIFQP, translated from the coding sequence ATGTCGCCTAAAGTCCTTGTCGCCCACTACGACCCCCGGGTCCGCCAGCGGCTCCGGGGACTCCTGGAACGCTGGGGCCTTCAAGTCTCGGAAGCCGCCGACGGTCTGTCGGCCGTCGAGCAGGCCCGGCAGGCCCGGCCGGACTTGATCCTTCTGTATGCGCCCCTCCCCCGGCTGAATGCCCCGGAAGCCTGTCAGCAGATTCGGCAACTGCCTGGTTTCCAAACGACGCCGGTCGTCATCTTCTCCGACGTGTATCGGGGCGTTCAGGTTCGAAACGTCATCCTGCGCCGCTTCGGGGCGACCGACCTGGTCGAGTGGCCGATGGCCGAGGAGGTCCTCCGTCAGAGGGTCTCGGAGTGGCTGGCCGGGTCGGCATCGCCGACGGTCGCCGTCGCCCGGCCGGCGGAAGAAGCCGGCCTGGACCCGGAGCTGGAGAGGGAGCTCCGGACCCTCTTGGCCCAGTGGGAGGCGCCGCCGGAGGCGACGCAGGCCCTCACGCCGGCCGAGTCCCTGCCGACGGTCCCGGCCGCCCCGCCGGAGGTCCTTCGGGAGGTCCTCCCGGAGGTCGAAGAGGTCATCACGGACCTGGCGGCCGAGGAGACCCTGCTCTTGGAGGAAGCGCCCGAAGTCCCGGGGACGACCCCGCCGTCGGAGGCGGTGGACGAGCGTCAAATTGTCCAGGAGGTCCAACGCATCCTTCAGGAGACCGTGGGCGGCGGGGAGGGGCCGTCCCCGGCGGCGCCGACCGTGCTGGTGGAAAAGCCGGCACCGGGTCCGGTCGGGGAGGTCGAGGGGACGCCCTTTGGGCCGTATGTCCTTCTCAAGCGGGTCGCCACGGGGGGGATGGCGGAGCTCTTTGTGGCCAAGAAGCGGGGCGTCGAGGGCTTTGAGAAGACGCTGGCCATCAAGCGGATCTTGCCCCATTTATCCGATAACAAAGAATTCATCACAATGTTTATCGATGAAGCGAAAGTGGCGGCCCGACTGACCCACCCGAACATCGTCCAGATCTTCGACATGGGCCGCATCGACGGCGACTACTACATCGCCATGGAGTACGTCCCCGGCAAGGACCTCCGGGCCGTCCTCCGCCGGGCCCAAGAGGCCCAACGCCCGGTCCCCGTCGAGATCGCCGTGATCGTGGCGATCCACCTGTGCGCCGCCCTGGATTACGCCCACCGCGCCCGGGACGACCAGGGGCGCCCCCTCCACATCGTCCACCGGGACGTGTCCCCGCCGAACGTCCTCATCAGCTATGACGGCGACATCAAGCTGACCGACTTTGGCGTCGCCAAGGCCGCCGTGAAGATGCACATCACGCTCAGCGGTGCCCTCAAGGGAAAAGTCCTCTACATGGCCCCTGAGCAGGCGAATCTCCAGCCCGTCGACGCCCGTTCGGACATCTACTCGCTGGGCGTCGTCCTCTACGAAATGCTGGCGGGCCGGAATCCCTTCTATGACAGGGGCGACACGGAGCTGACCATCCTGGAAAAGGTCCGCCAGGGGCGGGTCCCGCCGATTCGGACGTTCCGGCCCGACGTCCCCGAGACACTGGCCCAGATCCTGGAGAAGGCCCTTCAGCCGGACCCGGCTCGCCGTTACGAGACGGCCCGGGAGCTTCAGCGAGACCTGGAGGACTTTCTGGTCCAGCGGGGCGTCCCCAATTCGACCCTGTACGTCGCCCGTTTCATCCGGGAGCTCTTTCCTGAGGAAGCGGGTCCCGTCGATGAGATTCGAGAGAAGCTCCGGCACCTCCCCCGCATCGAATTGCGGACTCCGCCGGCGGCCGTCGAGGCCCCGTCTGAGGCGGCGCCGACCGTTCTCGTGGAGACGCCGGTCCCGCCATCCCTGCCGGTCTCGGCGGAGGCCGCCCCGCCGACCGGGGTCGGTGCCCGAAGCTTTGAAGAGATCGCCTATCCGATGGTGACCCCGAAGCGGCGTCGGCCGACGGCACTATTTGTATTTCTACTCGTGGGCCTTTTTGTCGTCATCGCCGGCGCCATCACGGGGATCGTCCTCCGGCAGACTTCGGTTCGAAGCCGGCCGGCGACGCCGGTCGTCCCGGTGTCACCCCCGCCGGCGCCGTCCGAGCCGACGCGCCCCGAGACGCCGCCGGCGCTGGAGCCAGCACCGACCGTGAGTTCGGAAGCGCCCGCGCCCTCGACGACGCCTGTCCCCGAGACGCCGGCACCGACGGTCCCTGCGGAAGCGGAGGCGCCGGCGCCGTCCCCGCCACGCCCACCGGCGAAGGCCCCGGCCCCGCCGACTTCACCGATGAAGGCTCCAGAAGTGTCGGCCTCGACCCCACCCGCTCAGGCGCCACCCCGAGAAACGGCTCGACCGTCCGAGAAAACCCCGACGAAGCCGGCCCCGCCGCCCGGACCGACCAAGGTCCCTGAGGTGCCGCCGACATCCCATCCGTCGCCGCCGCCCGAGGCCCCGTCGCCCGAGACGGCTGTCGAGACGAAGGCCCCGGCCCCGCCGACTCCGCCAGCGGAGGCGCCTCGTGTCCGACCGGGCGACCTGGTCGAGACGCCGGATGAGCCGCCGGCTCTTCTGAAGAGAGCCCCGGCCGATTTCCCCGCCCTGGCCCGGTCTCAACGTCTCTCCGACACCGTCATCATCCGGGTCCTCGTGGACGAACGGGGGAGCGTGGTCGATGCGCAGGTCTTGCGGTATAAGTATGCCATCTTGCGGGATGCGGCCCTGGAAGCCGTCCGCAAGTATACCTTCCGGCCGGCCCGTCATCAGGGCGTCCCCGTGAAGAGCTGGTACACGGTCTCCGTCATCTTCCAGCCGTAG
- the lolD gene encoding Lipoprotein-releasing system ATP-binding protein LolD, producing MSWIRVVRLWKSYRHRTGLIEVLRGVDWEVPTPGMAVAVMGPSGAGKTTFLHLLAGLEVPDAGEVWVDGRPVHAMAPAELLQFRNERMGFVYQHHFLIEELTALENVVLRCRIAGLSASEAYERAERWLAAVGLADRRHHYPAELSGGEAQRVAIARALVMEPALILADEPTGNLDERTADEVFDLMFRLVRQHRATLVVATHNRHLARRCDAVYRIHLGQIHAVPVSEVMDEIGS from the coding sequence ATGAGTTGGATTCGCGTCGTTCGGCTGTGGAAGTCGTATCGGCACCGGACGGGCCTCATCGAGGTCCTCCGGGGCGTGGATTGGGAGGTCCCGACGCCGGGCATGGCCGTCGCCGTCATGGGCCCCTCGGGCGCCGGGAAGACGACGTTTCTGCACCTCCTGGCCGGTCTGGAAGTGCCCGACGCCGGCGAGGTCTGGGTCGACGGCCGACCCGTCCACGCCATGGCACCGGCGGAGCTCCTTCAGTTCCGCAACGAACGGATGGGCTTCGTCTATCAACATCACTTCCTGATCGAGGAATTGACGGCCCTGGAGAACGTCGTCCTCCGGTGCCGGATCGCCGGCCTCTCGGCGTCGGAAGCTTACGAACGAGCCGAACGGTGGCTCGCCGCCGTCGGTCTGGCCGACCGCCGGCACCACTATCCGGCCGAGCTGTCCGGCGGGGAGGCCCAGCGGGTCGCCATCGCCCGGGCCCTCGTCATGGAGCCGGCGTTGATCCTGGCCGACGAACCGACGGGGAACCTGGATGAGAGGACGGCCGACGAGGTCTTCGACCTGATGTTTCGATTGGTCCGGCAGCATCGGGCGACCCTCGTCGTGGCGACGCACAACCGACACTTGGCCCGCCGGTGTGACGCCGTGTACCGGATTCACCTCGGCCAAATTCATGCCGTACCGGTCTCAGAAGTCATGGACGAGATCGGCTCATGA